One Candidatus Planktophila limnetica DNA segment encodes these proteins:
- a CDS encoding DUF2530 domain-containing protein, protein MPTNLKNTVVLIAVGTIAWLIAGAAFLVAGSETKYVWTCVFGAALGVFGIRYTIRRSRRSGI, encoded by the coding sequence ATGCCAACAAATCTTAAAAATACAGTCGTGCTAATCGCCGTTGGCACTATTGCATGGCTTATTGCTGGTGCTGCATTCTTAGTTGCAGGGTCAGAAACAAAGTATGTGTGGACGTGCGTATTCGGCGCTGCTTTAGGAGTATTTGGTATTCGCTACACAATACGCAGATCACGCAGAAGCGGAATTTAA
- a CDS encoding SDR family oxidoreductase, with the protein MSQQNQKRKYLVTGASGYVGGRLVRTLLTDGHDVRVLVRDKIKVQDRTWANDVDIVVGNATSASDLDRALIGIHTAFYLLHSINVGVDFTAIESEMARAFAQAAERAGVSQIIYLGGIANDKNSSKHLSSRVQTGKELASTSVPVLEFRAGIIIGSGSASFEMLRHLTHRLPIMTTPKWVSNKTQPIVVRDVLYYLRKAAVLEKPVNQVFDIGGPEVLSYADMMQTFAKLSGLRRRWIIQVPVLTPNLSSLWIGLVTPVPTSLARPLVGSLISEVVADKNKSVDALIPPPPEGLLNVEDSIKLALTRTNDHKVETRWSDASTPTAPWQKAQGDPEWAGEMILSDRRESLTSAPIETVWKYIESIGGDNGWYGSDFLWWARGVIDRFFGGVGLRRGRRDPVSLRIGDSLDFWRVEEIEHGVHMKLYAEMVLPGKAWLDFRVSTEDGKTRIVQEATFVPRGLGGQMYWYAIAPLHTLVFPTMIRNIVKRAEANA; encoded by the coding sequence ATGAGTCAGCAGAACCAAAAGCGTAAGTACCTAGTTACAGGTGCATCAGGATACGTGGGTGGACGTCTAGTTCGCACACTATTAACCGATGGGCATGATGTGCGCGTATTGGTACGAGACAAAATTAAAGTGCAGGACCGCACATGGGCCAATGACGTAGATATCGTTGTTGGAAATGCAACGAGTGCTTCAGATTTAGATCGCGCGCTTATCGGAATACATACAGCCTTTTACTTACTGCATTCGATAAATGTTGGTGTGGATTTCACCGCTATTGAATCCGAAATGGCTCGCGCATTTGCACAAGCTGCAGAGCGCGCAGGGGTTTCACAAATAATTTATCTCGGTGGAATTGCCAATGATAAGAACAGCAGCAAGCACCTTTCATCACGAGTACAAACTGGCAAAGAGTTAGCGTCGACTTCTGTTCCAGTCCTCGAGTTTCGTGCAGGCATTATTATTGGATCAGGTTCGGCCTCCTTTGAAATGTTGCGTCACCTGACTCACCGTTTGCCGATTATGACAACGCCTAAGTGGGTTTCAAATAAAACTCAGCCGATTGTTGTGCGAGATGTTTTGTATTACTTGCGTAAAGCTGCAGTATTAGAAAAACCCGTTAATCAAGTATTTGATATCGGGGGACCAGAAGTTTTGTCATATGCCGACATGATGCAGACTTTTGCAAAATTATCCGGCTTGCGCAGACGCTGGATTATTCAAGTTCCAGTATTAACACCAAATCTTTCAAGTTTGTGGATTGGTCTTGTTACACCTGTTCCAACATCTCTTGCGCGACCATTGGTCGGTTCACTCATCAGCGAAGTTGTTGCGGATAAAAACAAGAGCGTTGATGCACTCATTCCTCCTCCACCTGAAGGTTTATTAAATGTTGAAGACTCCATCAAATTAGCTCTTACTCGCACAAATGATCACAAGGTTGAAACGCGTTGGTCGGATGCGTCAACGCCAACTGCGCCGTGGCAAAAAGCGCAAGGAGATCCCGAGTGGGCAGGTGAGATGATTCTTAGCGATCGTCGTGAATCACTTACTAGCGCACCCATTGAAACTGTGTGGAAATACATTGAAAGCATCGGTGGCGATAACGGTTGGTATGGATCCGATTTTCTCTGGTGGGCTCGTGGCGTTATTGATCGCTTCTTCGGTGGAGTTGGATTGCGTCGCGGACGTCGCGATCCAGTTTCATTACGAATCGGTGACAGTTTAGATTTTTGGCGAGTTGAAGAAATCGAACATGGTGTGCACATGAAGTTATATGCCGAAATGGTTTTACCCGGCAAAGCGTGGCTTGATTTTAGAGTTTCTACAGAAGATGGAAAGACTAGAATTGTTCAAGAAGCAACATTTGTTCCACGCGGCTTAGGTGGACAAATGTATTGGTATGCAATTGCACCGCTTCATACCTTGGTTTTTCCAACGATGATTAGAAATATCGTAAAGCGAGCAGAAGCTAATGCATGA
- a CDS encoding DUF3027 domain-containing protein: MSTLELARSAAIADAGSADLVGADVSVEIDDDGRVETYLFEAHLAGYKGWRWCVTIAIVDKKSEPTICDVVVLPGPDALLAPEWVAYRDRIQPGDVGVGDIVPSSLDDTRLVPSVHSLIADEELDALQVFELGLGRARVMSIEGRDQASKRWYESDRGPQSPIAQSAPKPCSSCAFFLPIAGSLRASFGVCANAISPEDARVVSVDHGCGAHSEATL, translated from the coding sequence ATGAGCACTCTCGAACTCGCACGTTCTGCTGCAATTGCCGATGCTGGCAGCGCTGATTTAGTTGGCGCAGATGTCTCTGTTGAAATCGATGATGATGGTCGCGTTGAAACTTATTTATTTGAAGCACACCTTGCAGGTTATAAAGGCTGGCGTTGGTGCGTAACAATTGCGATAGTTGATAAAAAATCAGAACCAACTATTTGTGATGTTGTTGTTCTTCCAGGGCCGGACGCATTACTTGCACCAGAGTGGGTTGCATATCGTGATCGCATACAACCTGGCGATGTTGGTGTTGGTGACATTGTTCCAAGTTCACTCGATGACACACGTTTAGTTCCATCTGTTCACTCACTCATTGCTGATGAAGAGTTAGATGCACTGCAAGTATTTGAACTTGGACTTGGTCGTGCACGAGTGATGTCTATTGAAGGTCGCGATCAAGCAAGTAAGCGTTGGTATGAAAGTGATCGCGGTCCACAATCACCTATTGCGCAATCGGCACCGAAACCATGTTCGTCATGCGCATTCTTTTTACCGATAGCAGGATCTCTTCGCGCTTCATTTGGCGTATGCGCTAATGCGATTTCACCTGAGGATGCACGCGTGGTTTCCGTTGACCACGGATGCGGCGCGCACTCCGAAGCCACGCTCTGA
- the groL gene encoding chaperonin GroEL (60 kDa chaperone family; promotes refolding of misfolded polypeptides especially under stressful conditions; forms two stacked rings of heptamers to form a barrel-shaped 14mer; ends can be capped by GroES; misfolded proteins enter the barrel where they are refolded when GroES binds), with protein sequence MAKQIAFNEEARRGLERGMNVLADAVKVTLGPRGRNVVLEKKWGAPTITNDGVSIAKEIELDDPWEKIGAELVKEVAKKTDDVAGDGTTTATVLAQALVREGLRNVAAGSNPMALKRGIEKAVAAIVTELGSMAKNVETKEQIAATASISAADATIGEMIAEAMDKVGKEGVITVEESNTFGLELELTEGMRFDKGYISPYFVTDQDRMEVVLEDAYVLLVNSKITNIKDLVPVLEKVMQSGKPLAIIAEDVEGEALATLVVNKIRGIFRSAAVKAPGFGDRRKAMLQDIAILTGATVISEEVGLKLDQAGVELLGRARKVVISKEETTIIEGGGDDAQIKGRVAQIRSEIEKSDSDYDREKLQERLAKLAGGVAVIKAGAATEVELKERKHRIEDAVRNAKAAVEEGIVAGGGVALLQAATAAFAKLKLEGDEATGAKIVEVSIEAPLKQIAINAGLEGGVVVEKVRNLTAGHGLNAATGEYVDMIKAGIIDPAKVTRSALQNAASIAALFITTEAVITDKPEKTPAAPAGPGGGDMDF encoded by the coding sequence ATGGCAAAGCAGATTGCTTTTAACGAAGAAGCACGTCGTGGGCTAGAGCGCGGAATGAACGTGCTTGCAGATGCAGTCAAGGTAACCCTTGGACCTCGTGGACGTAACGTGGTTCTGGAGAAAAAATGGGGCGCACCAACAATTACCAACGATGGCGTTTCAATCGCTAAAGAGATCGAACTTGATGATCCATGGGAAAAAATTGGCGCAGAGCTAGTTAAGGAAGTTGCTAAGAAGACAGATGATGTCGCTGGCGACGGAACAACAACAGCCACAGTGCTGGCACAAGCACTTGTTCGCGAAGGTCTGCGTAACGTTGCTGCGGGATCAAATCCAATGGCGCTTAAGCGCGGTATCGAAAAGGCAGTAGCAGCAATCGTGACTGAGCTTGGATCAATGGCGAAAAACGTTGAGACAAAAGAGCAGATTGCAGCAACAGCTTCTATCTCAGCCGCAGATGCCACTATCGGTGAAATGATCGCTGAAGCAATGGACAAGGTTGGCAAAGAAGGCGTTATTACTGTTGAAGAGTCAAATACTTTTGGACTCGAACTCGAACTCACAGAAGGTATGCGCTTTGATAAGGGCTATATCTCTCCATACTTTGTAACAGATCAAGATCGTATGGAAGTTGTTCTAGAAGATGCATATGTGCTTCTAGTTAACTCAAAGATCACAAACATTAAGGATCTAGTTCCGGTCCTTGAAAAAGTTATGCAATCAGGTAAGCCACTTGCAATCATCGCCGAAGATGTTGAAGGCGAAGCACTTGCAACGTTGGTAGTAAATAAGATTCGCGGAATTTTCCGCTCTGCAGCAGTTAAGGCACCTGGCTTTGGAGATCGTCGCAAGGCGATGCTTCAAGACATTGCAATTTTAACTGGAGCAACAGTTATCTCTGAAGAAGTTGGGCTCAAGCTTGATCAAGCAGGAGTAGAGCTTCTAGGTCGCGCTCGCAAGGTTGTTATCTCCAAAGAAGAGACGACAATTATTGAAGGTGGCGGAGACGACGCTCAAATTAAGGGCCGCGTTGCACAGATTCGTTCAGAGATTGAAAAGAGCGATTCAGATTACGATCGTGAAAAACTACAAGAGCGTCTTGCAAAACTTGCTGGTGGAGTTGCAGTTATTAAAGCTGGAGCTGCAACAGAAGTAGAACTTAAAGAGCGCAAGCACCGCATTGAAGATGCAGTTCGCAATGCAAAGGCTGCAGTTGAAGAAGGCATCGTTGCCGGTGGTGGCGTTGCACTATTGCAAGCAGCAACAGCAGCATTTGCAAAATTAAAATTAGAAGGCGATGAAGCAACTGGTGCAAAGATTGTAGAAGTTTCAATCGAAGCACCTCTTAAGCAAATCGCTATAAACGCTGGCCTTGAAGGCGGAGTAGTTGTTGAAAAAGTTCGTAACCTCACAGCAGGTCATGGACTCAATGCAGCAACTGGTGAATACGTTGACATGATTAAAGCTGGCATCATCGATCCAGCAAAGGTGACACGTTCTGCACTTCAAAATGCAGCTTCGATTGCCGCACTATTTATTACAACAGAAGCAGTAATTACCGATAAGCCAGAGAAAACACCTGCAGCACCTGCAGGTCCTGGCGGCGGAGATATGGACTTCTAA
- a CDS encoding DUF3263 domain-containing protein encodes MSMMENANNSPAVLSELEARILEFEGTWWKFAGAKESAIKELFDLSAPRYYQLLNDLIDREDALVAAPMLVKRLRRLREARMSARTSR; translated from the coding sequence ATGTCCATGATGGAAAATGCCAATAATTCGCCTGCTGTTTTAAGCGAACTAGAAGCGCGCATCCTTGAATTTGAAGGAACATGGTGGAAATTTGCTGGTGCTAAAGAGTCTGCAATTAAAGAATTATTTGACCTCAGCGCTCCTCGTTATTACCAACTACTCAACGATTTAATTGATCGCGAGGACGCACTTGTAGCGGCCCCGATGTTGGTCAAACGCCTTCGCCGTCTGCGCGAAGCACGCATGTCCGCACGTACATCTCGCTAA
- a CDS encoding pyridoxal phosphate-dependent decarboxylase family protein, giving the protein MHEFTEEVESLAGEILAYSLERLKSDPPLDGPRSEADLFREVGNTITARGLGGSDALKVFTEVLAKACISTDHPRYLAFIPSAPSEFANLFDLVVGASALYGGSWQEGAGAVFAENQALQWLIDLAGLPDTAGGVFVQGGTIGNLSALVVARAEARKKFADATRWVIACSEESHSSIASAANVMDVDILKIATRSDRKLHGDDVAREIDALHAAGTSRVFAVVGTAGTTNLGIIDDLNGIAEAAHLRNIWFHVDGAYGLAALCAPSVRAKFNGVEKADSFIVDPHKWLFAPFDACALIYRNPELAREVHTQHATYLDTLHDGSWNPSDYAIHLTRRVRGLPFWFSLAAHGTDAYSKSMEATMTVAAQSAELIKKHPNLELLYEPELSIVAFTRPGWNAGQYQQWSDKLLADQIGFIPPSSDKGQPILRFAIVNPWTKISDIEAILATL; this is encoded by the coding sequence ATGCATGAGTTCACCGAAGAGGTTGAAAGCCTTGCAGGTGAAATTTTGGCATACAGTCTTGAACGATTAAAGAGTGATCCACCTCTTGATGGACCGCGAAGCGAAGCAGATTTATTTCGTGAAGTTGGAAACACAATCACTGCCCGTGGACTTGGCGGAAGTGATGCACTAAAGGTTTTTACCGAGGTGTTAGCAAAGGCTTGTATTTCAACGGATCACCCACGTTACTTAGCTTTTATTCCATCTGCACCAAGTGAGTTCGCAAACTTATTTGATTTAGTTGTTGGCGCGAGTGCTTTATATGGCGGCTCATGGCAAGAAGGCGCCGGCGCAGTATTTGCTGAAAACCAGGCGCTGCAATGGCTTATTGATTTAGCAGGATTGCCAGATACTGCCGGTGGAGTTTTTGTGCAGGGCGGCACAATTGGAAATTTATCCGCACTCGTTGTTGCGCGCGCAGAAGCGCGTAAGAAGTTTGCAGATGCCACACGCTGGGTCATTGCATGTTCTGAAGAGTCACACTCATCTATTGCATCCGCGGCAAATGTTATGGATGTTGATATATTAAAGATTGCCACACGAAGTGATCGCAAATTACATGGTGACGATGTTGCTCGCGAAATAGATGCCTTACACGCAGCAGGAACATCTCGAGTCTTTGCAGTCGTTGGCACAGCTGGAACAACAAATCTTGGAATCATCGATGACTTAAACGGAATTGCCGAGGCCGCGCACCTTCGCAACATTTGGTTTCACGTTGATGGGGCCTATGGGTTGGCGGCGTTGTGTGCACCGAGTGTGCGAGCAAAATTTAATGGCGTTGAAAAAGCAGATTCATTTATTGTCGATCCACACAAGTGGTTATTTGCACCCTTTGATGCGTGCGCACTTATTTATCGCAATCCCGAATTAGCACGAGAGGTACACACACAGCACGCAACATACTTAGACACTCTTCACGACGGATCCTGGAATCCATCTGATTATGCAATTCATTTAACAAGACGTGTCCGTGGATTGCCCTTTTGGTTCTCACTTGCAGCCCACGGCACCGATGCGTATTCAAAATCAATGGAAGCCACAATGACGGTGGCCGCGCAATCAGCAGAGTTAATTAAAAAGCATCCCAATCTTGAACTCTTATACGAACCAGAACTTTCGATTGTCGCCTTCACTCGTCCCGGTTGGAACGCGGGGCAATATCAGCAGTGGAGCGATAAATTATTAGCTGATCAGATTGGTTTTATTCCGCCATCATCAGATAAAGGCCAGCCAATATTGCGTTTTGCAATCGTTAATCCGTGGACGAAAATAAGTGACATCGAAGCGATTTTGGCCACTCTGTAA
- a CDS encoding cold-shock protein codes for MPTGKVKWFSLEKGFGFIASDEGEDVYLASTSLPEGVSTVKPGTKLEFSVGDGRRGPQALSVKIIDAPPSLAANSRTNSDDLAAMIEDTIKILDKVGNGLRQGRHPSAVEAERLGKVLRGIAGQLEA; via the coding sequence ATGCCTACAGGTAAAGTGAAATGGTTCAGCCTTGAAAAAGGTTTTGGTTTCATCGCATCCGATGAAGGCGAAGATGTTTATCTTGCTTCAACATCTCTTCCAGAGGGCGTCTCAACTGTGAAGCCTGGAACAAAGTTGGAGTTCAGTGTTGGTGATGGTCGTCGTGGACCACAAGCACTCTCTGTAAAAATCATTGATGCACCACCATCTCTAGCAGCTAACTCACGTACCAATAGTGATGACCTTGCTGCAATGATCGAAGACACAATCAAGATTTTGGACAAGGTCGGAAATGGTTTACGCCAGGGACGCCATCCATCTGCTGTAGAAGCAGAGCGTCTTGGAAAAGTTCTTCGCGGTATTGCAGGACAGTTAGAAGCTTAA